Below is a genomic region from Anabas testudineus chromosome 13, fAnaTes1.2, whole genome shotgun sequence.
TGATCAGAGAGACAACAATATCACTgctttgtgaaaacaaaacacaaaatgtatgAGCAACACACGCCTCCagttaaaacacaaagtaagatagggaatttattttcaaatggtGACTCATTCACTTGTGGATTAGTGTTCTTGTTTCCTGACATGTTCAGTGTCGCATGACTTCAAAACTGAATGATAATTCTTATCCGCACTAGCAGCGTGGCTCTAGGAGTCCCAGTATCAGTCTGTCAATTTGTCCGACAGTTTGACTGAAGCATCCAGCATTTGAACAAGTATTTGTTGCTTTGCAATGGAGGTTTGTAGGCGAATCCTGTTCAAAAAAGAGGTTGTTGTTCAGAGTGAAATCACCGATGAATGGACTGGCTTTCTTTTTGCTATACATATAAACAGGTCAAATGAATAACAATGGTTATCACTGTTGAGATGATGTGAGAGTCTCCAAAACAGCAGGTATTTTAGGGTGCTCCCAGTTTGCATGTCTAGTTTCGTATGGCATGTCTCCAACAGGCTGGCAGCAACTTTGGTGGGGGTGAGGGAGTTATACTATCATGTATTTAACTTATATTTGACGTTAATATGAACCTACATTGTGCTTTTGCTTTCCTGTCCTTTCTGTGTATGTAGGTATCTTTCATTCActtaacctgtgtgtgtgtgtgtgtgtgtgtgtgtgtgtgttcactgcaGGCTGTGGGCTGGAGTTCCTGCTGGTTCTCTGTGGGCTTGAGTTTTCCTGGTCCTGCCCTCGTCACTGTATCTGCTACACTGCACCGAGCACCGTTTCCTGCCAAGCCCACAATTTCCTGTCGGTCCCTGAAGGCATTCCCCCCGACAGCGAGCGCATCTTCTTACAGAACAATAAGATCCATCGCTTACTTCGGGGCCACTTCAGTTCCAACACAGTAACTCTCTGGATCTACTCCAACAACATCACGTACATCGAACCCTCCACCTTTCACGGCTTCACTCTGCTGGAGGAGCTTGATCTGGGAGACAACCGCCACCTGCGCTCTTTGGCTGAAGACACGTTTGATGGGCTGAGTCGGCTCAATGCACTACACTTGTATCGCTGTGGACTCAGTTCACTTCCTAATAAGATCTTCCAAGGCCTCAGAAACCTACAGTATCTTTACTTGCAGGTATACTTCCTTTCTGATCATCTTCAGACCAAATCAAGTCCATCCATCTATGATGATGACACATTACTCAGATTGTATTACATGGTAAATGTTGTTAGTGCTCTCTGTTAGCATTAGCACAGACACATAACAACAATGGCTTAGTTTGAGGGTAGAAGGGTGTACATTGACTGTCATGGAGCGTTTATTTCATGAATGCCACCCATTGATTTGCAGGACagagatattttttaaatataacgGGTAAACTTAGAGTAATATTTTATTAGTCTATTTTATTCCTATATGCATAGTATGCTGAttcataaaatgtattcatgaaAGGTAGACAAAATTTAAAGCAGCATAATATTGGAGTCAAAACATAATATGTAATCATTTGATTCTCCTCAGGATAATCATCTGAAGTTCCTGCAGGATGACACATTTATGGACCTCCACAACCTGAGCCACCTGTTCCTGCATGGAAACCGCCTGTGGAGCCTAAACCAGAACACCTTCAGAGGCCTTCGAGCTTTGGACCGACTGCTTTTGCACCAAAACCAGATTGAGTGGGTTGACCGCCTGGCGTTCCATGACCTGAAACGTCTCACCACCCTCTACTTGTTCAACAACACCTTGCTACAGCTATCCGGACAGTGCCTGGACATGCTGCCCTCCCTGGAATACCTGCGCCTAAATGACAACCCATGGTCCTGTGACTGCAAAGCCCTATCATTGTGGGAATGGTTGAAACGTTTCCGAGGTTCAACGTCTTCAGTAGGATGTGTTGCTCCACCTGACATGGTTGGGAAAGACCTCAAGGAGCTGCGTAAGGAGGACTTCCCTAACTGTTCACCAACTGTTCCCAGCTCTGAGTCCAGAGCTCAGACTAACAATTTATCTGGCACGGTGAATCCATCTATGAATCGTGGCGTAGCGGTGGGCTCGGGAGGGCAGACCCATATAGTGCACACCTCGAGGCCAGGCCGCTCTCGGAACTGCACAAAGTCTCGCGACAGGGTGAGCAAGGGGAAGGGTGACAATGAGGTTCACCACTCAAAGGAGGTCATGGTAGACAAGGAAGATTCCTCCCCAGATTTCACAGATGGGGGAAAACATGACCACACATCCCCAGATGGCACCATTACACGGAGGAAGCACAAGTGTACTCCCCGGACCACTGTTCGCCCCCCTAGTGGGGTTCAGCAAGCCAACAATAGGGCACCTTTTTCTCGGCCCTTCCTCCATGTCTACGCCCTCTTTGTGGCCTTGATAACAACAAATATTGACTACATTCTCCGTTGACCCGCACAGGGTTTGGCAAACACtaccacataaaaaaacacagccctCAGACCCCCTCTTGCTCCTGCACTACAAGGCCTGTGTGtcttttatgtatgtgtgtgtgggtttgattatatgtgtaaatgttgtgTAGGGAGCTTTACTGTTTAGACTTAAACAGGCATCAAATCATCAAACATCTACTGCAGAAAAGACTAGCAGCACAAAATGTGGACGGACTGACGATGGGGAATCGAGACCAAGCTTGCACTGCCACTTAAGCCAGTATGATTTCATCTTGTCATGTCATGTCTTAgcattttagatatttttttaaacttttgtttTCACTCAACTGAGCTCGGTCTACCAAATGTTATTTGGATAAAGACATGGCAGATCGAATGAGGTAATGCTCATTAGCTAGTGTTAGTGTGCCAAGTGCTCCATCCAGCTTTAATTTTCTGTTCAGTTCAAGAAGGTACTACCGTATCTTGTTCTCATCCTTTctgccaaatgttttttttttgttgtatctTTTGCTAAAAGCAGGTTCTAGCGATCGAGTGTATGCGTTTCTCTTAAACGACTTGAGGTTTGAGCATGGCAAAGTCAGTCCGCATCAGACATACGAATGTGCTGTTCTTATTACAGAATGGAAATCTATAGCCACACGTTTTAAGGCCATAAAAACAGCAACCAGTTAGCTCATACATTGTATGAACTTGTAACCAATTAACACCTACTCTCTACATAATGCTGGCTTTTTTCAGGTACTGTACCAACCTTCTGCCTAATTAACATTCTTTCTCATTGGTATTACATGTCTACACAAAATTCTTCTTCATTTACACCACTTCTCTCCTTCTGTGCAACTGAATATTAAGCTGCTAATTGGTTTGAGATAATGACGACTGCCATGCGCTCTTTTCATTTGCTTGGTAAACTACGTGTGTCTCTGGGAGATCAAGCTGTGAATATTGAAAAGTCTGTCTATATCTTGTGTCAGATGttgttcatttgatttgatttttttcctaAGACACAAAATGGACCTAGAGATGGATCCCTGCTGCAGGGACCACAGGAGCCTTAGAGGTCGTGGGTCAAATGAGGCTTTCTCAGTTTCCCGATGAGGTTGCGCTGAACTTACCCCTCTACTGCGAGGGCACACCTTCCTCGTTGAGAACATGAGGAACACATTCGTTTTTTTGATAATGACTTACCGTCAAAGGAACACAAGAACAAgactcaagaaaaaaaaaaattgtgtgtGTACCTTAAATGACTTGTGATCaataaaaagattttacaaaacactgaaggGAGCATGGCAAAACAGGGACCACGCAGAGAGAATTATGCCTCTTAACTGATGTGATTGTGAAAGAATGTGAGACCAAGACAATCGCTTCTGAAGTATCAAAGGGATGCAGTACAATGCGGACTGACAGATGCGTAATTACTGGACATCTTGCTGTGCTTCTGGAGCTTTTGTGCCTCTCTTAAATCTGCTGATAAGATGGTGTTGTATCAATGACGTGAATTGTAACAGTGACAATGGCGACGAGAGGACTTCTTGCAGTGCTGATATtaatcatttactgtattacTATGAGAAAAACATTATCAGTGACATCGATGATGATAACAGGGTTTTGTGCTCCTCCTGTCGGGGGGGGAGCTTTTCAAGTTTTGATTTTCTggtgatttgtttatttacgTATTTTTCATGGTATATTTTTAGAACCTCTTATTTGTTAATGCACAATTCGTCACCTCCCTCTTTCTTGTTCTACTGTAAACCtattcatcatcatcctttttttttttttgccataatTCAATTGTTCAGTAAGTTATCATCTGAGAACAACAGTACAAAAATGTTTATAAAGATATTAAAATCTATATCTTCTTATGTCTACCGTTGCCGTCTGAGTCTGTTTATTGCCGCGTTAGAGATCTTATAGGCTTCTGTGGAGAAAGTAAAAGGCATTACCTTTCCTTCCTTCTAATTCACTTAAACCAGAAAAATAATTCTGTCAGCAAActtttttccctccctgtttctttttttgtctttgctctaCTTTGCAATCTGTCTCCCCTGATCAGACCTTACCTAAACAATAGCTGTGTCCTACAAACAGAGACGCTCATCCTGTGCACATCCAGGATTAATGCACACACAATATAAACAGGGGAATTTTAGCTGCAAGGGGAATTTTTTAAAAGCCCGTTTTATCAACGACACACATTAAACATGAGGAGAAACTCCTGACCACCTGGAAAACTCCAGGTGGTCAAATTGCATTGTAAATTGAAAATCATGCCACATTCAGACTGTAGCATTATACACTGCAGTTCAATAAATCTTTTAGAAGCACTAAGGATATTAATGAAAGTGTCACATGGAATCTGTGGATATCCCtggctattattattattaatgggTCTTTAGAACATaaattttatttccttttctctaAACTCACCTCACCATGATAGAAATTGATCAGCAAGCAAGTATTCAATTTaacttttttcccccaaaaaGGATTCAATTCTGTTTAATGATAAATGAGCACCGAAGAGGTGGTTACATGCATGAATGAGAGTGCTGTGTAATTGTATTCAAATTGATAGCACGTCTGGCATCTGGTGGTTGATGCTCAACTACTCACCAATGCCAGTTATTATCCCACCCCTCCCTCCAGCTCATGCAAACAGACACCCCATACTCTGCAACTCCtcgtttttttttacttttccgCTTTCCTTCACACTACTCACTTAAACCCCGTCTTGTTGGTTGCttaaacattttactgctgGCACTGTGCaaaagctgtgaaaataaaacaattaaatgaaattaataaaccTTCATCCAGTTTTATTACACTAAATATTGACACAGTGGCATACTGACGGTACCCACATTACAAATCTTGCCAATGCTCTGATTTTTATGATGGTGAGAAAAGTACTTCTCATGTGaaaaatggttttaattttaatggaaacaagcacattcaaatatacagtgtatatgtagttcttttttgttttgtttttagaacTCCAAGTCAACTTTATCCATAACGATCGACTCCAAAGTCAGCAGAGgcttattttctgtttcccaTGTTCATGTATGAATGCTGAATGAGATGTAAAATGCTAAACAGGAAAAACCGAGGCATCCCTGTATCCATTTGTAACTATTTGCAGGAGCTGATGGGGTGTAAATTCTCTAATAAGCTTGTTCACATGTACATAAACATCCATCACCAAAGTGACGTGCAAAGAATTTcataaatctaaatgaaaattCCCTATTTGCAGTGTTTGCAACGGTGGTTAAAGGTGcagattttatttagattttaaatattttttatattgtatatataagTTATAAGCAGTCTGTGAAAGTTAGACTAAAACTGGTCACATCATCCACTGACAAGGAGACAAAATCAGAGACAGTGGACACCAGAGAAAGACAGCATATTATTATGTGACAACACTCCACGCTCTCCcacacagtttcattttctgAAGGCCATGTGGTTAGACGtactaaaaaaaaattaaaaataaaacaaattaagagTGGACCTCGGAATTACTAGAATAATAAATGTTCAATCTGCAAATAGATGTTTCACCTTGggatgtgtgttcatgtgcatgCTGCAATTTGCAACATAAGAAATATTACAAGGCCAGGATTAGAGTTTGGGCCGTCCTTATTTATCAAACGGTCTCTGCAAATTCTTTGAAAtccttaaatacattttactggGATTTCCATTTATAATAGTGAACGGGTTATATAAAAATTGGCAATTTCAAGAAGCTTTTTCAGAACAAGTAAAATATGACCCAATAGTTTGGTATGTAAGGATGCTGGACTAATGACCTTGGAGTAAATGCAGACaaaaacctggaaataaatCACTGCAAACTCAGGTATTGTGGTGATCATTTCCAGCGTTATCTTGTTGGAAAGTTTTAACACAGAGTTGTTTGATTTTTCCCAACTTTGAGGTTTGAGACTCAGAGATACTCTCATCTGGCTTGACCCACTTAGTTGGAAATCACATCAAAGGCAGGGACATAATCGTAATTGTGTCATTGCAGGGAAAATCTAGGAGCGATCAATGTACAGTCAGGACCCAGCTCAGCTGGAAAAACCCAGGTAGGAGGCGGACTGCGTCGTTAGAAGATGGAGccaaaatgctgctgcataATTAAAAGATAGGATGAGGAGAAATAAGTGGAATGTGGTATCATTAAGAAAATGAGAGAAGCATAGGGAGAAAGAGCGGGAGGCTACAGAATATCAGTAATTGAGCAGTTAGAGGGAAGGGAATTGGCAGGGATTCATGGGGGAGGAAGTAACACACAGAGGGAACACAACCAGACATGTGATATCACAGTAATGATAGAGACAAGAAAGTCAGTGAGGGAAACAATTACAGAAACTGTGAGAAGAGGAATGAAAGAGATGCAGGAGCTACTTCACAACACTTCAGGAGTTTTCCAGTAAACATACTGTGTGGAACGCCAAAGCTACCATCACCCATCACGCGACGGATTCCACAACACAGTGCGAGCATGTGTGATTTCACATCACCTATACATGCAGGAGTGAGGGGGGCTTGTTGATTCAACCTGAGGCACGACAGTGTTCGGGATACAACCGTCTCTGACAGCAATACCCTTCTgcccaaaaaagaaaagaactgaaGCCTTTGACTATCTGTGCCCATTTCTTGGTTTGTAATTGACTCACAGTCGCTGCTGTGTGGCTTTAATTAAAACCAAGCAATTAGAAAATTGAAAAGCAGATGAGGAAAGTGGGGGAGCCGGGAAAGGAGACGGCTCACTGGGGGGACACGATAATTAAGAGCAGAAACACCACAAAATGCCACAACACTTGCACCTAGTGTGACTCTCCATTCCCTTTCCGTCTCCGAGTCCCACTCTCCCCGCTCAATCACAAAGCTAATATCACCTCTTTCTCTATAAAACCCTTTCTTATTCCagctcttttattttgtctgtttatttagcTTAACCCCCCTCCCCACCAAAGCGTGTTCTCCAATTCTCCAAACCAGCCAGGCTGCATACTAAATGCAGAGGACTTGAGCAGCCTGGGGCCACAGCATTACCTGCATGGATTAGAGGCTTGCTAATCCTTTTGTGTTTGACCACATGTATATGCAGAAAAGTGACTGATTGTGCCGCTCACCGTTGAATGTTGCTCCATAACAATACATATAGTTATTTGGTAGATGAAGGAGGGAGGGGCTCTTTAGAGCAGTTCCATTTGGTGAATCACATTTCACAGTGCAGGATGCTGACTGTTACGTGTCCTGTACCAACCGTGGTTTGATTTACTAGGAACGTTGAGCTTGTGGAAAGGGCCTCAAAGGAATATTCAGGTGTATTAAAACGTCACAATAGCTGTTAAGAACTGATAGAACAAAGACCAACAAGGCACATGAGATTATTGTGCTGGTattacaaagcaaataaaaaaataaaataaacacttggTTTAGCCTATGAACAATTGCAGCAGATCTTATTAGCTTCATCTTTGTATCAGTCATAGTGGCTCTTCTTCAGCTGACTCATAAATAACAAGGTTTTAGATTTTACCCAGAATGTGGGTACACtatatgaaaatgtttgatatcaaaataatcaaaatatcaAATTTTTGGGTCGATCACACTTCTAAATACattgataaaataaatcaaatatatcAGATTTGATTGACAACAACCGGTGAATCTCGATTACAGATGCACTCGCATTGTGCccatgcatgtttgtgttgcattGAAGTCAGACAACATGGAGCTTACCTGCACTTTATCCCATGAGCTCCTCTAGTACCAAGTCTGTATTGATATAATTTTCTTTATCCCTAACActctttatatacagtacattgtaaTAGCTAAGACCTATTTTGACAGATATGTAAGGATATCAACAATATAATAAGACCAGCTCCATTAAAACCCAAACTACTGCGACCATTTTAATTGGAGGTAAAACTGAAAGTCACCTTGAATGTGAGTGTTTCCAGCTACACCACGTCTCTATTACAGTTTCAGAGGTGAAGCGAAGCGAAGCgtggttttgtgttttacatattgAACACAATATATCCACATTACCTCTCCTGCCTCACAGACTCCAGATAAGAAGTGACATAAACAAATAAGGCGaagcaaaaaacaaagacaaaactaatGGAGCCAGTGAAGAAATCCAGGCGTTTAGGTATCGGCATTTAAAATTGAAGTCGATGCCGGCGAGATGTGAGCCAGCGCAGCGGAGAGAGGAGCCACACATGAGCTGCAGGGGAGGTGCTCTGGTGACTCATGCAGTGGACATGCTGGTCAGTGTAGCAAAAAGTAATCtccagcagttttttttttctcaagatGTCATTGTATTCCCATACCCCAGCAAAACTTGGTAGGCAAAGTGATGAGAAGAGAAAATTTTATAAAAATTCCCCCTGAACACAGCAACACactttttaagttatttttccCTTTCAACTCTTGAAAGGGCTCTTTAGAGCTGCTTTTGTTCTGATCAGTGCCTCCAATCAACACATGCAATCAATCGAGGAGGCcggagaaacagagagacattGTACTCCGGAGTGTGAAGCAGCCGCGGAGGCCATCACTCCTTGAGGGGTCCACGCTCCAGTCAAGAGGCTAATGACATACACAGCACTTTCTCCCCCCCTTCCCCACAATTAATCACTCCTCTGGCAGATCTGACAGGAAGGAATCTCTCCGCAGCAGCATTTTATTCTGTCTTGTTCAGGGCTGCTGATTAgatgtgattttgtgtgttaCGCACCAAATGTATGCAGATATTGTAGCACTGACGTCAAAATGTCCAGTACAATAGAAAAGTCAAAAGGACACTGTGACCTccagaagacaaacaacaagaacTGAATTATGGTTCTCTAGTCATCATAATTCAGTCATTAGAAATACTATAAGGTGAAGTGtctataaataatgtaaaattggTACCTGTGCGCTATAACTAGAGACTTGCTGCATTTTGATTGCAGTACAATGGAAGACATTCAAGAAAACTTCCTTTTGGGACTTGGAAATAAATCACATCattagtattaaaataaataaaatcctgtTTATGACAATACTGTTTAACGCTTCAGTTCCGTAGGTTctttgtaatatatattttgtattatttactgAAACGTTCCTGGAGTGATCCTTGCAATTCACGACTAATTACTGGCAAATCAATGTGCACTTAAGTCTTTGAATCAGGTGTCCAATTACTGCTATCATAATGTAGCTGTTTAGTAAAAGCACAGGTTTGTTGAACACCATTCTATCTACAGCCACACATAAAATGAAGAGCGCCACTATAAGAAATGAGTACAAAACTAAatttcatcttttgatgtcatttgttctgttgtgagTTAGTCTGGTAACACTCCCCTTTGACTTCACTGCATCAGGTGTGTTTAAGACAGTACCTgatttgcaaatgtgtgtgttgtgagggATTCAGGGGGTTGAATCATTTAGAGTCTGAAGTAGCCACTAAAAGTTCATTTAAATTGATTAATTAGTTTACTGCA
It encodes:
- the rtn4rl1b gene encoding reticulon-4 receptor-like 1b gives rise to the protein MFKRGCGLEFLLVLCGLEFSWSCPRHCICYTAPSTVSCQAHNFLSVPEGIPPDSERIFLQNNKIHRLLRGHFSSNTVTLWIYSNNITYIEPSTFHGFTLLEELDLGDNRHLRSLAEDTFDGLSRLNALHLYRCGLSSLPNKIFQGLRNLQYLYLQDNHLKFLQDDTFMDLHNLSHLFLHGNRLWSLNQNTFRGLRALDRLLLHQNQIEWVDRLAFHDLKRLTTLYLFNNTLLQLSGQCLDMLPSLEYLRLNDNPWSCDCKALSLWEWLKRFRGSTSSVGCVAPPDMVGKDLKELRKEDFPNCSPTVPSSESRAQTNNLSGTVNPSMNRGVAVGSGGQTHIVHTSRPGRSRNCTKSRDRVSKGKGDNEVHHSKEVMVDKEDSSPDFTDGGKHDHTSPDGTITRRKHKCTPRTTVRPPSGVQQANNRAPFSRPFLHVYALFVALITTNIDYILR